From a region of the Sphaeramia orbicularis unplaced genomic scaffold, fSphaOr1.1, whole genome shotgun sequence genome:
- the LOC115416756 gene encoding uncharacterized protein LOC115416756, with protein sequence MTLGKEASSSSLTPGLPDPPRFTRFTSSQAQEENARIGESDERKGTSPCEDDEHEGDRRRERQREERRTRQLRRQRQGRDRDSRCENAGRSRPAHHLSADTRLSAKRVLGQTRCHRRRRSEDEQEERPKRMRGKDPRVRRDEDEDEDEDEDEDDEEEEEEEEEEESETQRRERQREERRTRQLRRQLEKSDREREERDGGPERKDDLSSGTRLSAKRVLGETRRGGRRRNDDEREEKTKRTFPSRNGKITWSSTPYETTPSQRRQQQQQQEQREQRPWTPGPTALAVSEARDVISTFYLFLTPEIDKIILEETNREGLRKHGRDGWRRMDEIDLHAYVGLLILAGVYRSRGEATASLWDAESGRAIFRATMSLKVFHLYSTLLRFDDRETRAERRASDKLAAVRKLWDAWVERLPALYNPGPDVTVDEQLVPFRGRCPFRQYMLSKPAKYGIKSWVACDARSSYVWKMQVYTGKPAAGGWERGTGAAKGSEKNQATRVVLDVTEGLTGHNVTCDNFFTSYELAGRLLHERNNTLLGTIRKNKPELPRALLELRGRRVLSSKFAFTPDTTLVSYVPKKNKNVLLLSTLHARAPEVRSDGKPAIVLDYNANKGGVDTLDKVVGSYSCRRMTKRWPLVVFHNIVDMSGYNAFVIWRELNPGWLAGRRNKRRVFLEQLGKALVAPLIERRPRLPSSESAVSVVKAVSEIRDPRQQEEEVSGLPLQEGLQDTQSLPSLPEIHMWRLRSPVLPGVRRVVLGPGARVCMMMTPPLVLGQREGRCEDIFH encoded by the exons ATGACTCTGGGAAAGgaagcctcctcctcctcattgacACCGGGTCTCCCCGACCCACCTCGTTTCACCCGTTTCACCTCGTCTCAGGCTCAGGAGGAGAACGCACGGATAGGTGAGTCCGATGAGCGGAAAGGAAC CTCACCGTGCGAGGACGATGAGCACGAGGGGGACCGTCGGAGAGAGCGacagagagaggaaaggaggacgAGGCAACTGCGACGGCAGCGACAGGGGCGAGACAGGGACTCGCGATGTGAGAACGCGGGACGATCGAGGCCCGCGCACCATCTCTCCGCCGACACGCGTCTATCCGCCAAAAGGGTCCTAGGACAGACCCGGTGCCACAGACGTCGTAGGAGCGAGGACGAACAGGAGGAAAGGCCGAAGCGGATGCGAGGCAAAGACCCGCGGGTGAGGCGAGATGAGGACGAGGACGAGGATGAGGACGAGGACGAGgacgatgaggaggaggaggaggaggaggaggaggaggagagcgagACACAACGGAGGGAGCGACAGCGAGAGGAGAGAAGGACGAGGCAACTGCGACGGCAGCTGGAGAAAAGCGATAGGGAGCGAGAGGAAAGAGACGGGGGGCCGGAACGTAAGGACGATCTCTCCTCCGGGACGCGTCTCTCCGCCAAAAGGGTCCTGGGAGAGACCCGGCGCGGGGGACGTCGTCGGAACGACGACGAACGGGAGGAAAAGACAAAACGG ACGTTCCCGTCGAGAAACGGGAAAATAACTTGGTCCTCTACGCCGTACGAAACAACCCCGTCGCaacgacgacaacaacaacaacaacaagagcaGCGGGAGCAGCGACCCTGGACTCCGGGACCCACGGCCCTGGCGGTTTCCGAGGCCCGAGACGTCATCTCGACGTTCTACCTCTTCCTCACGCCGGAGATAGACAAAATCATCCTGGAGGAGACGAATCGCGAGGGTCTCAGGAAACACGGAAGAGACGGATGGAGGCGTATGGATGAGATCGACCTGCATGCTTACGTGGGCCTGCTCATCCTCGCCGGCGTGTACAGGTCCCGAGGCGAGGCCACCGCCAGCCTGTGGGACGCGGAGAGCGGGCGTGCGATTTTCCGAGCCACCATGTCGCTCAAAGTCTTTCACCTTTACTCGACGCTGCTGCGGTTCGACGACCGCGAGACCAGAGCGGAGAGGCGCGCCTCGGACAAACTGGCGGCCGTCAGAAAGCTCTGGGACGCGTGGGTCGAGCGGCTACCGGCCCTCTACAACCCGGGCCCTGACGTCACGGTGGACGAGCAACTGGTTCCATTCAGAG GCCGATGTCCCTTTAGACAGTATATGCTGAGCAAGCCCGCCAAATACGGGATCAAGTCGTGGGTGGCCTGCGACGCCAGGTCTAGCTACGTTTGGAAAATGCAGGTTTACACCGGGAAGCCCGCCGCCGGAGGATGGGAACGGGGTACCGGAGCGGCGAAGGGCTCGGAGAAGAATCAAGCGACGCGCGTGGTGCTGGACGTGACCGAGGGTCTCACCGGTCATAACGTCACCTGCGACAATTTCTTCACGTCCTACGAGCTCGCGGGGAGGCTCCTCCACGAGAGGAACAACACCCTGCTCGGCACGATCAGAAAGAACAAGCCCGAGCTCCCGCGCGCCCTGCTCGAGCTCCGGGGGAGACGGGTCCTCTCCTCCAAGTTCGCTTTCACGCCCGACACCACGCTGGTGTCCTACGTGCCCAAGAAAAACAAGAACGTGCTGTTGCTCAGCACGCTCCACGCGCGGGCCCCCGAGGTCCGCTCGGACGGGAAGCCCGCTATCGTCTTGGACTACAACGCCAATAAAGGCGGCGTGGACACCCTGGACAAAGTCGTGGGCTCCTACAGCTGCAGAAGGATGACTAAGCGATGGCCCCTCGTAGTCTTCCACAACATCGTCGACATGTCTGGTTACAACGCCTTCGTGATATGGAGAGAGCTCAACCCCGGCTGGTTGGCCGGCAGGCGCAACAAGAGGAGGGTGTTTCTCGAGCAGCTGGGGAAGGCGCTCGTGGCTCCGCTCATCGAGCGGAGGCCTCGCCTGCCGAGCTCCGAATCGGCCGTGTCGGTCGTGAAGGCGGTCAG TGAAATCCGCGATCCCCGACAGCAAGAGGAAGAGGTGTCAGGTCTGCCCCTCCAAGAAGGACTGCAAGACACGCAAAGTCTGCCGTCGCTGCCAGAGATACATATGTGGAGGTTGCGCTCTCCTGTACTGCCCGGCGTGCGACGAGTTGTACTCGGCCCTGGAGCGCGGGTCTGTATGATGATGACCCCGCCGCTGGTGTTGGGACAACGGGAGGGACGCTGTGAGGATATTTTTCATTGA